A genomic stretch from Alosa sapidissima isolate fAloSap1 chromosome 3, fAloSap1.pri, whole genome shotgun sequence includes:
- the bri3 gene encoding brain protein I3, with product MSDMDNKPLLQDKPPAYNTVSGPYEYGQQQNYGAIPAAGPPPPGFQQPPPPPPYNYPAGQAYPAVPGQVPAVAQQPTFGGTYTIIQPSVVVVGGCPACRVGVLEDDFTCLGILCAIFFFPIGILFCLALRQRRCPNCGATFG from the exons ATGTCGGATATGGATAATAAACCCCTTCTGCAAGACAAGCCCCCAGCTTATAACACTGTTTCGGGGCCGTATGAATATGGTCAACAGCAAAATTATGGCGCTATCCCAGCGGCTGGCCCGCCACCTCCTGGATTTCAgcagccaccaccaccgccgcccTATAACTATCCCGCTGGACAAG CTTATCCTGCTGTGCCAGGCCAGGTGCCAGCTGTGGCTCAGCAGCCCACCTTCGGCGGCACTTACACCATCATCCAGCCCTCCGTGGTTGTGGTAGGGGGCTGCCCTGCCTGCAG GGTTGGGGTGCTGGAGGACGACTTCACCTGCTTGGGCATCCTGTGTGCCATCTTCTTCTTCCCCATTGGCATCCTCTTCTGCCTCGCCCTGCGCCAGCGGAGGTGCCCCAACTGTGGTGCCACGTTCGGCTAG